Proteins co-encoded in one Kribbella solani genomic window:
- a CDS encoding bifunctional 3-(3-hydroxy-phenyl)propionate/3-hydroxycinnamic acid hydroxylase → MATGPEASADSAPVVIVGAGPTGLVTANLLGQAGIETLLLEREPDLSDEPRAVSFDDESLRCFQRAGLLPVLDGVLVPGTGTKYFGTGGRPLFYSRGPRTPPNGHPIKSPFQQPELERALRDALKNHSTVTVNFGTEVTGYSQDPLGVTVQAVRQGEPVTQRASYLLGCDGGRSSIRSLSGATLTGSSYQDKWLVLDTTENPFQYDFAVHHGDPVRPHVIISGQDGNCRYEFLLPPDFSGEASLAMAREFLAPYRQISEGQIKRARIYSFHALVADKWQQGRVFLLGDAAHMMPPFAGQGLNSGIRDADNLAWKIAAVVGGMFPAELLTTYQIERRPHAEAMVELSQRLGSVIMTRSRLKAALRDRVVAVMLRVPRTRRYLEAMRFKPLPRISAGFRFGRPNDPAGREVLGRLLPQPTVTRSDGTTVLLDEVLGDGFALLAVNPSNDELPSAILDRPVWQRLRPRLAGLRTGGSIQSVAGGPEIVTDADGLLAPLLGGLQDVMLLLRPDRFVAAVFTAGEAAAIESKLAHWLGLGDNPSPDGL, encoded by the coding sequence ATGGCCACCGGCCCGGAGGCCTCCGCCGACTCCGCACCCGTCGTGATCGTCGGTGCGGGGCCGACCGGGCTGGTCACCGCGAACCTCCTCGGCCAAGCCGGCATCGAGACGCTGCTGCTGGAGCGCGAGCCGGATCTGAGCGACGAGCCACGAGCCGTCAGTTTCGACGACGAGTCGCTGCGCTGCTTCCAGCGGGCAGGTCTGCTGCCGGTGCTGGACGGCGTACTCGTCCCCGGCACCGGCACGAAGTACTTCGGCACCGGCGGGCGTCCGCTCTTCTATTCGCGCGGCCCGCGGACACCACCGAACGGGCATCCGATCAAGAGCCCGTTCCAGCAGCCTGAGCTGGAGCGTGCACTCCGTGACGCGCTCAAGAATCACTCGACGGTGACGGTGAACTTCGGGACCGAGGTGACCGGATACTCGCAAGATCCGCTCGGCGTCACGGTGCAGGCCGTACGCCAGGGCGAGCCGGTGACCCAGCGGGCGAGCTACCTGCTCGGCTGCGACGGTGGCCGAAGTTCGATCCGCTCGCTCAGTGGCGCCACGCTGACCGGCTCCTCGTACCAGGACAAGTGGCTGGTGCTCGACACCACCGAGAACCCGTTCCAGTACGACTTCGCCGTCCATCACGGGGATCCCGTTCGGCCGCACGTCATCATCAGCGGGCAGGACGGCAACTGCCGGTACGAGTTCCTGTTGCCGCCGGACTTCAGCGGTGAGGCGAGTCTGGCGATGGCGCGGGAGTTCCTCGCGCCGTACCGGCAGATCAGCGAGGGCCAGATCAAGCGGGCCCGGATCTACTCGTTCCACGCCCTGGTGGCGGACAAATGGCAGCAGGGCAGGGTGTTTCTGCTCGGCGACGCGGCGCACATGATGCCGCCGTTCGCGGGCCAGGGCCTGAACAGCGGTATCCGGGACGCGGACAATCTGGCCTGGAAGATCGCGGCCGTGGTCGGCGGTATGTTCCCGGCGGAGCTGCTGACGACGTACCAGATCGAACGGCGGCCACATGCCGAGGCCATGGTCGAGCTGTCGCAGCGGCTGGGCTCGGTCATCATGACGCGCAGCCGACTGAAGGCAGCGCTGCGTGACCGGGTGGTCGCGGTGATGCTCCGCGTACCAAGAACGCGCAGGTACTTGGAGGCCATGCGGTTCAAGCCCCTGCCCCGGATCTCCGCCGGGTTCAGGTTTGGCCGCCCCAACGATCCGGCCGGGCGCGAGGTGCTCGGACGTTTGCTCCCGCAGCCGACGGTGACCCGATCGGACGGCACCACCGTGCTGCTGGACGAGGTACTGGGGGACGGATTCGCCTTGCTGGCGGTCAATCCCTCGAACGACGAACTGCCCAGCGCGATTCTGGATCGGCCGGTCTGGCAGCGGCTGAGGCCACGACTCGCCGGTCTACGCACCGGCGGCTCCATCCAGTCCGTAGCCGGCGGTCCGGAGATCGTCACCGACGCTGACGGGCTGCTCGCCCCGCTGCTCGGCGGACTCCAGGACGTG